Proteins from a single region of Vicinamibacterales bacterium:
- a CDS encoding Gfo/Idh/MocA family oxidoreductase, whose protein sequence is MATRREFLQTSAAALAMTAARPIYGWQGANDRVRMGVIGMGTRAARVFDSLTRNQDCQFLVGCEVNELKQQTFQAANRPFAKFDVVKDYRKVLDRNDIDAVLIATPDFSHSRILADALAAGKHVYVEKPISNSVARINTMLDAYNKHPNLVVQVGTHQRSWDHFIEAKKQLDKLDPVTHVLIQQPGAYSQQKQSPVPVPATLDWDDWQVDAPKKAFKSGYLGFRGWWEYGSGMIGDWGAHHVDVANWFLNADNKQPVKTTALGFNSDPNIDPECVFNMFSIVWQFDDHLMTFANSVYARPNFNDPKAPDIEGWGVFFFAGNGSLQVNRMGWALRPTVGTTRNRVGAEPPPGAGNVQTGTAPGGAGAGGGGGRGRGGAGGPGGPGGGRGGGKPAPELVTMINPRGAVEEDYPLHVHTRDFLDKLKAKNRATNAPLEVGYNSALPCVLALEAMQGNRVLGWDAAARKSKAL, encoded by the coding sequence ATGGCGACCCGACGAGAGTTCCTGCAGACTTCAGCAGCGGCGCTGGCGATGACGGCGGCGCGTCCGATTTACGGCTGGCAAGGGGCCAACGACCGCGTCCGCATGGGCGTCATCGGCATGGGCACCCGCGCCGCGCGCGTCTTTGATTCGCTCACCCGCAATCAGGACTGCCAGTTCCTCGTCGGCTGCGAGGTCAACGAGCTCAAGCAGCAGACGTTCCAGGCGGCGAACCGTCCCTTCGCCAAGTTCGACGTCGTCAAGGACTATCGCAAGGTACTCGACAGGAACGACATCGACGCGGTGCTGATCGCGACGCCCGACTTCTCGCACAGCAGGATCCTGGCGGATGCGCTCGCCGCCGGCAAGCACGTCTACGTCGAGAAGCCGATTTCGAACTCGGTCGCGCGCATCAACACGATGCTCGACGCCTACAACAAGCACCCGAACCTCGTCGTGCAGGTCGGCACCCACCAGCGCAGCTGGGATCACTTCATCGAAGCGAAGAAGCAGCTCGACAAGCTCGACCCGGTGACCCACGTCCTCATCCAGCAGCCGGGCGCGTACTCGCAGCAGAAGCAGAGTCCGGTGCCGGTGCCGGCGACCCTCGACTGGGACGACTGGCAGGTCGACGCGCCCAAGAAGGCGTTCAAGAGCGGCTATCTCGGCTTCCGCGGCTGGTGGGAATACGGCAGCGGCATGATCGGCGACTGGGGCGCGCATCACGTCGACGTCGCCAACTGGTTCCTCAACGCCGACAACAAGCAGCCCGTGAAAACGACCGCGCTCGGCTTCAACTCGGACCCGAACATCGATCCCGAGTGCGTCTTCAACATGTTCTCGATCGTCTGGCAGTTCGACGATCACCTCATGACGTTCGCCAACAGCGTCTACGCGCGCCCGAACTTCAACGACCCGAAGGCGCCCGACATCGAAGGTTGGGGCGTGTTCTTCTTCGCGGGCAACGGATCGCTCCAGGTCAACCGCATGGGCTGGGCGCTGCGGCCGACGGTCGGGACGACGCGCAATCGCGTCGGGGCTGAGCCGCCGCCGGGAGCCGGCAACGTGCAGACGGGCACGGCACCCGGGGGCGCGGGCGCTGGCGGCGGTGGCGGACGTGGACGCGGCGGCGCCGGTGGGCCGGGCGGCCCTGGCGGCGGCCGCGGCGGCGGTAAGCCGGCGCCCGAACTCGTCACGATGATCAACCCGCGCGGCGCCGTGGAAGAAGACTATCCGCTGCATGTGCACACGCGCGACTTCCTCGACAAGCTGAAGGCGAAGAACCGCGCCACCAACGCGCCACTCGAGGTGGGCTACAACTCGGCGCTGCCGTGCGTGCTCGCGCTCGAAGCGATGCAGGGCAACCGCGTCCTCGGCTGGGACGCGGCGGCGCGCAAGAGCAAAGCGCTATAG
- a CDS encoding discoidin domain-containing protein, translating to MLARRSAAAVVIVTSGALAFTLAVVAQQPPPPQAGGPPAAAPQAPGGRGAPMWEADFSKTGTVPVLSPADEAKRIWLQPGYKLDPVLTDPDIQEPAQIAFDGNGRMFVLEIRGYMQDADAAGELDPVGRISLHEDKDGDGIYETHHVFVDKLIFPRFVTPFGKDAILTKESNSDEVWKYTDTNGDGVADKKELFATGLGRLLNVEHQESGFVWGMDNWIYSTVNSVRIRWTPNGVLREPTGSNGGQWGVTQDNYGKMLFQAGASGMPGYFQFPIHYGNYSYPDQFEPDLTITWGAPVLIADMQGGMNAVRMPDGSLARATGAAGNAVFRGDRLPKDLVGDYFYGEVVARILRRFKMVKEDGLTQMRNAYPLSEFIRSTDPLFRPVDTKTAPDGTLYITDMYRGIVQESQWSGPGTYLRKRIDQYGLDKIVRHGRIWRLSYEGMGRRTQQPHMLDETAAQLVEHLKDPNGWWRDTAQQLLVLKQDKSVVPALKTLTADPASQLTRLHAMWTLEGLGAADAALVRTLMKDGDPQIRAAALRVSETLYKAGDKSFAADYAAMAKDPDTDVVVQALLTLNTMKVADAAATAKSLLASNKAKGVQLVANTIVNPAAFAGRGGGLDSLAATTFTPEEQTMMEKGKQIYGEVCFACHGDDGRGTPAPGLGTLGPALASSPRVLGHQAYVINALLHGLQGPINGTTYPDMMVPMGQNNDEWVAAIATYVRNSFGNRAAPIFPSDVAVVRAASAARKTPWPVTDLESSLPRLVVRDPSWKASASHNTAIAANGFGIQPWTSGDPQKAGMWYQVELPQPAQIAEVQFESGIVAPENISTVPGAPVRTAVGGGGRRGGGPGVAPGVPPAPAAPPKSGYPRAFKVDVSTDGATWKTVAQGKGSGTATRISFAPVRARFVRVTQTADGADLPPWMIQRFSLYDVAGSRSAASQH from the coding sequence ATGCTCGCCAGACGTTCCGCCGCCGCCGTCGTGATCGTCACCAGCGGCGCCCTCGCGTTCACGCTCGCTGTCGTCGCGCAGCAACCGCCGCCTCCCCAGGCGGGCGGTCCGCCGGCCGCGGCGCCACAGGCTCCGGGCGGGCGCGGCGCGCCGATGTGGGAAGCCGACTTCTCGAAGACCGGCACGGTGCCGGTGCTCTCGCCGGCCGACGAGGCCAAGCGGATCTGGCTGCAGCCCGGCTACAAGCTGGATCCGGTGCTCACCGATCCCGACATCCAGGAACCCGCGCAGATCGCCTTCGACGGCAACGGCCGCATGTTCGTGCTCGAGATCCGCGGCTACATGCAGGACGCCGACGCCGCCGGCGAGCTCGATCCGGTCGGCCGCATCTCGCTGCACGAGGACAAGGACGGCGATGGCATCTACGAGACGCACCACGTCTTCGTCGACAAGCTGATCTTCCCGCGCTTCGTGACGCCGTTCGGCAAGGACGCGATCCTCACCAAGGAATCGAACTCCGACGAGGTCTGGAAGTACACCGACACCAACGGCGACGGCGTCGCCGACAAGAAGGAGCTCTTCGCCACCGGGCTCGGCCGGCTGCTCAACGTCGAGCACCAGGAGTCGGGTTTCGTCTGGGGGATGGACAACTGGATTTACAGCACCGTCAACTCGGTGCGCATCCGCTGGACGCCGAACGGCGTGCTGCGCGAACCGACCGGATCGAACGGCGGCCAGTGGGGCGTCACGCAGGACAACTACGGCAAGATGCTGTTCCAGGCGGGCGCCAGCGGGATGCCGGGCTATTTCCAGTTCCCGATCCACTACGGCAACTACAGCTACCCCGATCAGTTCGAACCGGATCTCACGATCACCTGGGGCGCGCCGGTGCTGATCGCCGACATGCAGGGAGGCATGAACGCCGTGCGCATGCCGGATGGTTCGCTGGCGCGCGCCACTGGCGCCGCCGGCAACGCCGTCTTTCGCGGCGATCGTCTGCCCAAGGATCTCGTCGGCGACTACTTCTACGGCGAAGTCGTGGCGCGCATCCTCCGCCGCTTCAAGATGGTGAAGGAAGACGGCCTCACGCAGATGCGCAACGCGTATCCGCTGTCGGAGTTCATCCGCTCGACCGACCCGCTCTTCCGTCCGGTCGACACCAAGACCGCGCCCGACGGCACGCTCTACATCACCGACATGTATCGCGGCATCGTGCAGGAGTCGCAGTGGTCGGGCCCCGGCACCTATCTGCGCAAGCGCATCGACCAGTACGGCCTCGACAAGATCGTCCGCCACGGCCGCATCTGGCGGCTGAGCTACGAAGGGATGGGGCGCCGGACGCAACAGCCCCACATGCTCGACGAAACGGCTGCGCAGCTCGTCGAGCACCTGAAGGATCCCAACGGCTGGTGGCGCGACACCGCGCAGCAACTGCTGGTGTTGAAGCAGGACAAGTCGGTCGTGCCGGCGCTGAAGACCCTCACCGCCGACCCCGCCAGTCAGCTGACGCGCCTCCACGCGATGTGGACGCTCGAGGGCCTCGGTGCCGCCGACGCCGCGCTCGTCCGCACCCTGATGAAGGACGGCGATCCGCAGATCCGCGCCGCCGCGCTGCGCGTCAGTGAAACGCTCTACAAGGCCGGCGACAAGTCATTCGCCGCCGACTACGCCGCGATGGCGAAGGACCCCGACACCGACGTCGTCGTCCAGGCGCTACTGACCCTCAACACGATGAAGGTCGCCGACGCGGCCGCGACCGCCAAGAGCCTGCTCGCGAGCAACAAGGCGAAGGGCGTGCAGCTCGTCGCCAACACCATCGTCAACCCGGCGGCGTTCGCCGGACGCGGCGGCGGCCTCGACAGCCTCGCGGCCACGACATTCACGCCGGAAGAGCAGACGATGATGGAGAAGGGCAAGCAGATCTACGGCGAGGTCTGCTTTGCCTGCCACGGCGACGACGGCCGCGGTACGCCGGCGCCAGGGCTCGGCACCCTCGGCCCGGCGCTCGCCTCGTCGCCGCGCGTGCTCGGCCACCAGGCCTACGTGATCAACGCGCTGCTGCACGGGCTGCAGGGCCCGATCAACGGCACGACGTATCCCGACATGATGGTGCCGATGGGCCAGAACAACGACGAGTGGGTGGCGGCGATCGCGACCTACGTCCGCAATTCGTTCGGCAACCGCGCCGCGCCGATCTTCCCGTCCGACGTCGCCGTCGTGCGCGCCGCCAGCGCGGCGCGCAAGACGCCATGGCCGGTCACCGATCTCGAGTCGTCGCTCCCCCGGCTCGTCGTCCGCGATCCATCGTGGAAGGCGAGCGCCAGCCACAACACCGCGATCGCCGCCAACGGCTTCGGCATCCAGCCCTGGACGTCGGGGGATCCCCAGAAGGCGGGCATGTGGTACCAGGTCGAGCTGCCGCAGCCGGCGCAAATCGCCGAAGTGCAATTCGAATCCGGCATCGTCGCGCCCGAGAACATCTCGACCGTGCCGGGCGCGCCCGTGCGCACGGCGGTCGGCGGCGGCGGACGCCGCGGCGGTGGTCCCGGCGTGGCGCCGGGAGTACCGCCGGCGCCGGCCGCGCCGCCAAAGTCGGGTTATCCGCGAGCCTTCAAAGTGGACGTGTCAACCGACGGCGCGACCTGGAAGACCGTTGCACAGGGCAAAGGCAGCGGCACCGCGACCCGCATTTCGTTCGCGCCGGTGCGCGCGAGATTCGTGAGAGTCACCCAGACCGCCGACGGCGCGGATCTGCCGCCGTGGATGATCCAGCGGTTCAGCCTGTACGATGTGGCGGGCTCGAGGAGCGCTGCGTCGCAGCACTGA
- a CDS encoding c-type cytochrome encodes MKSFTCGASAVVIFSLIAGVPARTQTPQAPQDPNASADFLKRPAVVRQTPEAEQQMFLMQPGFRIENVLADPLIQDPVGVTWDGNGRMYVLEMRSYMQDADGKDSRQPVSRISRFESTKGDGVYDKHTVFADHLVLPRIAFPLGDGQLLVLETDNRDLYKYTDTDGDGVADKKELFYPGFGRVTNMEWQPGGLTWGLDNWLYSTYNPYRLRIAPNGKLLREETEPNGGQWWSAQDNYGKMWWVDGGGEIGPVNFQTPIVYGAFNVADNFEPDFQTPYGVPGGIGDMQGGMRRVKVPDNTLNHFTAASGVDVYRGDRMPGDMLGDLFFTEPVGRIVRRAKVVVTDGLTQLKNAYPKSEFVRSTDPLFRPVSISTGPDGALYLADMYTGIIQDAQFVPPASYLRRKVEQYELDRLHNYGRIWRITNESTAPDRTSPRMYSETPAQLVTHLEHPNGWWRDTAQMLLVLKQDKSVVPALKALARSSANPLARIHALWTLEGLNQLDAALAREFTRSSDPALRIQGIRASETLYKAGDRTFAADYKAAMKDADPDVVIQAMLTLNLHKVPDGVALIRTVSDASSSRGVKEIGSQIVNPRASQGQRPSLADTGAGTVNMSVDQRKSIQRGDAIYRELCTTCHAPDGKGVPLQGATDGAKLAPPLAGSARVQAHRDYVVKVLLGGLIGPVNGENYAGGVMASMNTNTDEWIADIASYVRNSFGNAGTFVTPAQVAALRKVSTRKTPWTLPELEPTVPALLTNTASWKLSASVNTDSATNVITPNAGRWDTGVPQAPGQWFQIELPSVMTVAELQFDAQAPFNFGGGGRGAGAAGRGGAPAGGPGAGRGRGNFGPAAAPVGYTVQLSTDGTTWTSVAQGAGQPTTVAWFAPTPAKFVRITQTATALANEAWSIAALRVYALPQKR; translated from the coding sequence ATGAAATCGTTTACATGCGGCGCCTCAGCCGTGGTAATTTTTTCGCTGATCGCCGGCGTGCCGGCGCGCACCCAGACGCCGCAGGCGCCCCAGGATCCCAACGCCAGCGCCGACTTCCTGAAGCGTCCCGCGGTCGTCCGCCAGACGCCGGAGGCTGAGCAGCAGATGTTCCTGATGCAGCCCGGCTTTCGCATCGAGAACGTGCTCGCCGATCCGCTGATCCAGGACCCCGTCGGGGTCACCTGGGACGGCAACGGCCGGATGTACGTGCTCGAGATGCGCTCCTACATGCAGGATGCCGACGGCAAGGACTCGCGTCAGCCCGTCAGCCGCATCTCGCGCTTCGAGAGCACGAAAGGGGACGGTGTCTACGACAAGCACACCGTGTTCGCCGACCACCTCGTCCTGCCGCGCATCGCGTTTCCGCTCGGCGACGGGCAGCTGCTCGTCCTCGAGACCGACAACCGCGATCTCTACAAATACACCGACACCGACGGCGACGGCGTCGCCGACAAGAAGGAGCTCTTTTACCCTGGGTTCGGCCGCGTCACCAACATGGAGTGGCAGCCGGGCGGGTTGACCTGGGGGCTCGACAACTGGCTCTATTCCACCTATAACCCGTACCGCTTGCGCATCGCTCCGAACGGCAAGCTGCTTCGCGAGGAGACCGAACCGAACGGCGGTCAGTGGTGGTCGGCGCAGGACAACTACGGGAAGATGTGGTGGGTCGACGGCGGCGGCGAAATCGGCCCGGTGAACTTCCAGACGCCGATCGTCTATGGCGCCTTCAACGTCGCCGACAACTTCGAGCCCGACTTCCAGACGCCGTACGGCGTGCCGGGCGGCATCGGCGACATGCAGGGCGGCATGCGGCGGGTGAAGGTGCCCGACAACACTCTCAATCATTTCACCGCGGCGTCGGGCGTCGACGTGTATCGCGGCGATCGCATGCCGGGCGACATGCTCGGCGATCTGTTCTTCACCGAACCGGTCGGCCGCATCGTCCGCCGCGCCAAGGTCGTCGTCACCGACGGGCTGACGCAGTTGAAGAACGCATATCCGAAGTCGGAGTTCGTGCGCTCGACCGATCCGCTGTTCCGTCCCGTGTCGATCTCGACCGGTCCAGACGGCGCGCTCTACCTGGCCGACATGTATACCGGCATCATCCAGGATGCGCAGTTCGTGCCGCCGGCGTCCTACCTCCGGCGCAAAGTCGAGCAGTACGAACTCGATCGGCTGCACAACTACGGCCGCATCTGGCGCATCACGAACGAGAGCACGGCGCCCGATCGCACCTCGCCGCGTATGTACAGCGAGACCCCGGCCCAGCTGGTGACGCACCTCGAGCATCCCAACGGCTGGTGGCGCGACACCGCGCAGATGCTCCTCGTGCTCAAGCAGGACAAGAGCGTCGTCCCGGCATTGAAGGCGCTGGCGCGCAGCTCGGCGAACCCGCTCGCGCGCATTCATGCGCTCTGGACGCTCGAGGGATTGAACCAGCTCGACGCGGCGCTGGCGCGCGAGTTCACCAGGTCGTCGGACCCGGCGCTGCGGATCCAGGGCATTCGCGCCAGCGAAACGCTCTACAAGGCCGGTGACCGGACGTTTGCCGCGGACTACAAGGCGGCGATGAAGGACGCCGATCCCGACGTCGTCATCCAGGCGATGCTGACGCTGAACCTGCACAAGGTGCCTGACGGCGTGGCGCTCATCAGGACGGTGTCGGACGCCAGCAGCAGCCGCGGCGTCAAGGAGATCGGCAGCCAGATCGTGAATCCGCGCGCCTCGCAGGGGCAGCGCCCGTCGCTGGCCGACACCGGGGCCGGCACGGTCAACATGAGCGTCGATCAGCGCAAGTCGATCCAGCGCGGCGACGCGATCTATCGCGAGCTGTGCACGACCTGTCACGCGCCCGACGGCAAGGGGGTGCCGCTGCAAGGCGCGACGGACGGCGCGAAGCTGGCGCCGCCGCTCGCCGGATCCGCGCGCGTGCAGGCGCACCGCGATTATGTCGTCAAGGTGCTGCTCGGCGGATTGATCGGGCCGGTGAACGGCGAGAACTACGCAGGCGGCGTGATGGCGTCGATGAACACCAACACCGACGAGTGGATCGCCGACATCGCCTCGTACGTACGCAACAGCTTCGGCAACGCCGGCACGTTCGTGACGCCGGCGCAGGTCGCGGCGCTGCGCAAGGTCTCGACGCGCAAGACGCCGTGGACGCTGCCGGAGCTCGAGCCGACCGTGCCGGCGCTGCTCACGAATACCGCCTCGTGGAAGCTGAGCGCGAGCGTCAATACCGACAGCGCGACGAACGTCATCACCCCGAACGCCGGACGCTGGGATACCGGCGTGCCGCAGGCGCCGGGGCAGTGGTTCCAGATCGAGCTGCCGTCGGTGATGACGGTCGCCGAACTGCAGTTCGACGCGCAGGCGCCGTTCAATTTCGGCGGCGGTGGACGCGGCGCCGGCGCGGCGGGGCGCGGCGGCGCGCCGGCGGGGGGACCCGGCGCTGGGCGGGGCCGCGGTAATTTCGGCCCGGCGGCTGCTCCCGTCGGCTACACGGTGCAGCTGTCGACGGACGGGACGACGTGGACCAGCGTCGCGCAGGGCGCCGGTCAGCCCACGACGGTCGCCTGGTTCGCGCCGACACCTGCGAAGTTCGTGAGGATCACGCAGACGGCAACCGCGCTGGCCAACGAAGCCTGGTCGATCGCTGCACTGCGCGTCTACGCGCTGCCGCAGAAACGGTAG
- a CDS encoding TonB-dependent receptor, protein MKLRARLSLAALCAVLLAPITARAQTAGATLLVEARDESGSPVPGTLVTVTAQDTGLERVGTTVDDGTVWLVRLPAGTYTLSAVRGGFKTEVIKGIRIDAAARGKVTLVLKPGAYTEQVVVQADATTLRIGNSAVGAVFDSNTLLTLPVPEREPLEFATQAAGVATAAPGSRLSTQGNTGVNSGGARESANNYLLDGVDNNDQFLNRLVINPSLDAIQEFSLQQNTYDAEYGRSAGAQLNMVIKSGSRITHGSAYEFFRDSALSARDALDDGTLPKPELSRHQFGGTIGGPLWFPRSFYFINAEGINGSESDTRLAHVPTALERAGDFSQSGVTIKNPFTGQPFPGNVIPSNLINQTSLAAANLYPMPNRNDPVTNFVSAPLSDRQAMQFTIKTDHTVWHGSPLMFRYSFSRDDRDQPFPVQGRNLPGFGTAVVDQGHNFAAALTKALSARTFNELRVGVNALYRNDYPQSQGTDQFAALGITGPSLGAIDQGYPTMIVPGYETLGDNPNLPVLRRTRTIHVADALTLDRGRHHLKTGGEIHDYQSDGYNHLFARGQMTFSGAFTGQPFADMLLGYPTVTLLAANDNRQALRTWSAAGFFQDDWRVNPRLTINTGLRYEYFEPPYDTDNRMAILNLDTLELQQVGENGVSPSGLNRDPNNFAPRVGVSYDLTGSGNWLVRGGYGIFYDSGTLIENSALYFNPPYWTLSLWVPNPVPVTITNPFPPDRAISAAPTINTINPDFHNGYMQEGTAGLDGVVKGTTINVRYVTSHGNDLVRKRNINQPFPGPGTATARRPDPTLGDVLLVESTGWSDYNALNATVTRRLRRDVELRAAYTLSKAMDNTSAFLATDGDDNTPQDSRNLAAEWGPSDYDVRNRLILTGIVSSPATAPAWLRHLQASAVFTAQSGRPFTPRVSFDNSNTGNVGGGTFAYDRPNVVAPGTPGSVSYNGQSFLIAPQYTFGNAGRDSLVGPGYATLDLMVSRQVSVGDHRQLSLRLEMFNALNRKNLQLPDSFVDHFTFGQSLAAYAPRQVQLVARFTF, encoded by the coding sequence GTGAAACTTCGGGCAAGACTCTCCCTGGCGGCGCTGTGCGCAGTCCTGCTGGCGCCGATAACCGCGCGGGCCCAGACGGCGGGCGCGACGCTTCTCGTCGAGGCACGCGACGAAAGCGGTTCGCCGGTACCCGGCACGCTCGTCACGGTCACCGCACAGGACACCGGACTCGAACGCGTCGGCACGACGGTCGACGACGGCACGGTGTGGCTGGTGCGGCTGCCGGCCGGCACCTACACGCTCTCGGCGGTGAGGGGCGGCTTCAAGACCGAGGTCATCAAGGGCATCCGGATCGATGCCGCCGCGCGCGGCAAGGTCACGCTCGTGCTGAAGCCCGGCGCCTATACCGAGCAGGTCGTCGTCCAGGCGGACGCCACGACGCTCAGGATCGGCAACAGCGCCGTCGGCGCGGTGTTCGACTCGAACACGCTGCTGACGCTGCCGGTCCCCGAGCGCGAGCCGCTCGAGTTCGCGACGCAGGCCGCCGGTGTGGCGACCGCCGCACCCGGGTCGCGGCTGTCGACCCAGGGCAACACCGGCGTCAACAGCGGCGGCGCGCGCGAGTCCGCCAACAATTACCTGCTCGACGGCGTCGACAACAACGACCAGTTCCTCAACCGTCTGGTGATCAATCCCAGCCTCGACGCGATCCAGGAGTTCTCGCTGCAGCAGAACACCTACGACGCGGAATACGGCCGCAGCGCCGGCGCGCAGTTGAACATGGTCATCAAGTCGGGCTCGCGCATCACCCACGGCTCGGCCTACGAGTTCTTCCGCGACTCGGCGCTCTCGGCGCGTGACGCGCTCGATGACGGCACCCTGCCGAAGCCGGAGTTGTCGCGGCATCAGTTCGGCGGCACCATCGGCGGTCCGCTGTGGTTCCCGCGCTCGTTCTACTTCATCAACGCCGAGGGCATCAACGGCAGCGAGTCGGACACCCGTCTGGCGCACGTGCCGACGGCGCTCGAACGCGCCGGGGATTTCAGCCAGTCGGGCGTCACGATCAAGAATCCCTTCACCGGCCAGCCGTTCCCGGGGAACGTCATTCCCTCGAACCTGATCAACCAGACCTCGCTCGCGGCGGCGAATCTGTACCCGATGCCGAACCGGAACGATCCGGTCACCAACTTCGTCTCGGCGCCGCTGAGCGACCGGCAGGCGATGCAGTTCACGATCAAGACGGATCACACCGTCTGGCACGGCAGTCCGCTGATGTTCCGTTACAGCTTCAGTCGGGACGATCGCGATCAGCCGTTTCCGGTGCAGGGGCGCAACCTGCCCGGCTTCGGCACGGCGGTGGTTGACCAGGGCCACAACTTTGCGGCGGCATTGACCAAGGCGCTATCGGCGCGGACCTTCAACGAATTGCGCGTCGGCGTCAACGCCCTCTATCGCAACGACTATCCGCAGAGCCAGGGCACCGATCAGTTCGCGGCGCTTGGCATCACCGGCCCCTCGCTCGGCGCGATCGATCAGGGCTACCCGACGATGATCGTCCCCGGCTACGAGACGCTCGGCGACAACCCCAACTTGCCGGTGCTCCGGCGGACACGAACTATTCACGTCGCCGACGCGCTGACGCTGGACCGCGGGCGCCATCACCTCAAGACGGGCGGCGAGATCCACGACTATCAGTCGGACGGCTACAACCATCTGTTTGCGCGCGGCCAGATGACCTTCTCCGGTGCGTTCACCGGGCAGCCGTTCGCCGACATGTTGCTCGGCTACCCCACCGTCACGCTGCTGGCCGCCAACGACAACCGCCAGGCGCTGCGGACGTGGTCGGCCGCCGGCTTCTTCCAGGACGACTGGCGCGTCAACCCGCGCCTGACCATCAACACCGGCCTGCGTTACGAGTACTTCGAGCCGCCGTACGACACCGACAACCGGATGGCGATCCTCAATCTGGACACGCTCGAGCTGCAGCAGGTCGGCGAGAACGGAGTGTCGCCATCCGGCCTCAACCGGGATCCCAACAACTTCGCGCCGCGCGTCGGCGTCAGCTACGACCTCACCGGCAGCGGCAACTGGCTGGTGCGCGGCGGCTACGGGATCTTCTACGACTCCGGCACCCTCATCGAGAATTCGGCGCTCTATTTCAACCCACCGTACTGGACGCTCTCGCTGTGGGTGCCCAACCCGGTGCCGGTGACGATCACCAATCCGTTCCCGCCGGATCGGGCGATCTCGGCGGCGCCGACCATCAACACTATCAATCCTGATTTCCACAACGGCTACATGCAAGAAGGCACGGCCGGCCTCGACGGCGTCGTCAAAGGCACGACGATCAACGTCCGCTACGTGACGTCGCACGGCAACGATCTGGTGCGCAAGCGCAACATCAACCAGCCGTTTCCAGGTCCGGGCACCGCGACCGCGCGCCGCCCGGATCCGACGCTCGGCGATGTCCTCCTCGTCGAATCGACCGGCTGGTCCGACTACAACGCGCTGAATGCGACGGTAACGCGGCGTCTGCGCCGCGACGTCGAGCTGCGGGCGGCCTACACGCTGTCGAAGGCGATGGACAACACGTCGGCGTTCCTGGCCACCGACGGCGACGACAACACGCCGCAGGACAGCCGCAATCTCGCGGCCGAATGGGGGCCATCGGACTACGACGTCCGCAACCGGTTGATCCTCACCGGCATCGTCAGCTCGCCGGCGACGGCGCCGGCGTGGCTGCGTCATCTGCAGGCGAGTGCCGTCTTCACGGCGCAGTCCGGGCGTCCGTTCACGCCGCGCGTGAGCTTCGACAACAGCAACACCGGCAACGTCGGCGGCGGCACCTTCGCCTACGATCGCCCGAACGTCGTCGCGCCCGGTACGCCTGGGTCGGTGAGCTACAACGGCCAGTCCTTCCTGATCGCGCCGCAGTACACGTTCGGCAACGCGGGCCGCGACAGCCTCGTCGGTCCCGGCTACGCGACGCTCGATCTGATGGTGAGCCGCCAGGTGAGCGTCGGCGACCACCGTCAGCTCTCGCTGCGGCTCGAGATGTTCAACGCGCTCAATCGCAAGAATCTGCAGCTGCCCGACAGCTTCGTGGATCACTTCACATTCGGGCAGTCGCTGGCCGCGTACGCGCCGCGGCAGGTGCAGCTGGTGGCGCGGTTCACGTTCTAG